Part of the Edaphobacter lichenicola genome, GAAGCCCGCCGACCTCGCCGCCTGGGTTCTCCAGGGTCAGGGCGACTGGGATCTCGACAAGGTGAACGAGGCGATGAACAGCGGCCCGGACAACAAGACCGTCAGCCTCAAGACGCCTCTCCCGATCGTCATCTTCTATCTCACCGCCATCGTCGAAGACGACAACGAAGTCCACTTCTTCGACGACATCTACAACTACGACACCGAGATGCAGAAGGTCTTTTCGAAGGGGCCGCCGTACCCGGTCAAACCCGAACCCATCGTGCCCAAAACCAAGGAGGGCGAGACGGTCTAGCACCAAGGTTATGAGATAAGTTTTGAATTTAAAGCCGAAACTACAACTGACTTGGCTTGGATTCAGTGAGGTTAAAAATGAAGAACTGTGTTTATCTCTTGTGGTTTCATACAAAGGATGATGTGGACGAGGATAACGGTATGTTGATCGGGGTTTATGCAACTGAAAAGGATGCAGAATCAGCTATTGAGCGTTTGAGTAACAAAGCTGGGTTTAGCGAGTTTACGAAAGGCTTCCAGATCCATTTGCGTGAATTAGGAGAGGACAGCTGGACCGAGGGATTCATCGTCGATTAGTGGATGTGAGGTCTCTATTCATTGCCCCGTGTAAACTGCTGTCCTCGAAAACAGGGAGACAAAGCATGCCCGCTGCAAACTTCAACCCCAGGGTAGACATGTACGTCGCGAAGTCGAAGCCCTTTGCGCAGCCAATCCTCGAGCATCTACGCAGTCTCATCCACAAAGCCTGTCCCAACGTCGAAGAGACCATCAAATGGAGCATGCCCTTCTTCGAGTATGGCGGCGTCAACCTCGGCAACATGGCGGCATTCAAAGAGCACTGCAGCTTCGGCTTCTGGGGCAAAGAGATCGCCGCGGTCCTGCACGAGGCAGGCATCGTCCAGCGTGGTGGCATGGGCACCCTCGGCCGCATCACCACCGTCAAGGACCTGCCCTCCGACAAACAGATGCTCTCCTTCATCCGCCAGGCCACCGGCTTCATCGACCGTGGCGAGTACACCAGCCCCATGGCAGGCAGAAACAAACTGGTAAAGCATTCGAAGGCCGCGGTCGAAGCCCCCGAGGAGCTCGCCGCCGCCCTGAAGAAGAACAAGAAAGCCGCCGCAGTCTTCGCAGCCTTCAGCCCCAGCTGCAAGCGCGAGTACACCGAGTGGATCGCCGACGCCAAGCGCCCTGAGACTCGCGAAAAACGCGTCGCAACTGCAATCGAATGGATCGCCGAGGGCAAGCAGCGCAACTGGAAGTATCAGAACTGCTAGCGTCCCGATACGGTCTGTTCTTCTGCCTCTAACCCCACGAACGCACCGTGGGTTATCTCCTCCATTAAGTTTTCAGTATGCATCCTTCCACGAAGCTATAGACTTGCAGCGATGTCTTCCCTACCCAGGCCAGCAATCATCAACGAAGATCGAGTGCATCCCAGAAGCTCACCCCTCGACGCCGCCCTCTTCCGGCGAAGGCTGATGAGCTGGTACCGCACCCACGCACGCGAGCTCCCCTGGCGTCACGTCAGCGATCCTTACCGCACCTGGCTCTCCGAGGTCATGCTGCAGCAGACGCGCGTCGCCGCCGTCGTCGAACACTACCAGAGCTTTCTCCGACGCTTCCCCACCATCCTCGCTCTCGCGCTCGCGCCCGAGGCTGAAGTTCTCGCCCTGTGGTCGGGCCTTGGCTACTACCGCCGGGCGCGTATGCTGCACAAGGCTGCGAAGTTCCTCATCGAAGAGCGTGGCGGCATCCTGCCCGGCACCGCCGCGGAGCTGCGCACGCTTCCCGGCGTCGGCGAGTACACCAGCGCCGCGATCGCTAGCATTGCCTTTGGAGAGAGCGTTGCCGTAGTTGACGGCAACGTGGAGCGCGTCCTGTTGCGCCTCACCGGAAGGCCGGAGCAGAGAGACGCCGCCGGCCGGGCCTTCGTCCAGCAACAGGCCACTGCCCTTATGCCGAACCGGCGCATCGGCGAAAAGACCAACGCCGCCGGCGATCACAACCAGGCCATGATGGAGCTCGGCGCAACCATCTGTCTGCCCAAGGCTCCGCTCTGCCTGCATTGCCCTGTCTATGCGATGTGCAAGACCCGCGGCGAGCACCTCACACCGCCTCGCGTCGCGCAGCTTAGCCGTCCCGCCGCGTATCTGCTCAGCCTGCGAAAGCGCGGCACCCTCACCGAAGTTCTCCTCGAACTCCGCGCCGAAGACGCCAGCCTGATGCCGAATATGTACGAGCTGCCGCCGCTCCCGCAGGATGCAGTCCAGGGCCGCGAACCTCTGCTGCGCCTGCGCCACGCCATCACCAACACGAACTACTATGTGCAGGTCTACGCCGCCAGTGGACCGCAGGACCGCGGCCTGCGCCGTTCCGTTCCCGCCGCAAAGGGCGATCTGCACTGGGTCCCGACCAGCAGGCTGAACTCCAGGCCGCTCACTGGGCTGGCTCGCAAAGTGCTTCAGCGCCTCGACGTCATGAAGGTCAACCTTCCCAAGCTACCGGCAGTAACGAAGCTACCAGCGGCAAAGCCGATCTCGCAGGCCCGCTGAGAGACCCTGCTCACAAAGCCTGGCCGCACCACGCCTTCCGAGCCAATGCCACCGCGAGCCCCTAGTGCATCTGTGGAGACGCCTTCTTGGCGGCAGCAGCCTGCGGCAGCATCGAGCCCGGAAGACCGCGAACCTTGCCATTGGCTCCATTCGCTGCCCGCGCTCCACTCCCAAGTTGCATCAGCAGCGGATGCTGCAGTGTCACGATCACAGCCGTCGCCGCTGTCTTGCCCGTGCACATGTAGCTGTGGGTCGTGTTCGCGTCGAAGTAGACCGCATCCCCTGCTTCCACGTGGTGAACCGTCTCGCCATGCCGGACCGCGAGCGTGCCCGAGAGCACGTAGAGAAACTCGCAGCCAACGTGCTGGTGCGCGCGCGGCGAACGGCCCTCTTTCTCCGGCAGAAACTCCGCGAAGTAAGGGTCAAGCTGGCGGTCGGGAACCAAATATCCCAGGCTCTCGAAGAAGTAGGCGGGGTCGTCGGCGCCGGTCTGCGGCAGGCGCACCCGCTCGTCGCGGCGATGCACCCGGAACAGCGTCTGCGGCTCCGGATCGAAGAAGTAGCTCAGGTCTTTCGAGAACACCATCGCAATGCGCGCCAGGTTACGCAGCGTCGGCACTACGCGCCCGGTCTCCAGCTGCGACAGAAAGCTGGCGGACAGTCCTGTGTGGCGACCCAGCTCGACCAGGCCCATCGACTTCTTCAGCCGCAGGTGCTTGATGCGCTCCCCAATGCGTTTTTCGGCGATGAACGACTCGGCTGCCTCTCCATCGATCTGAAGAGAGCGAACGCCCTGAAGGGAGCGAACGCCTAACGACGGGTTTGCCTCGCCGCCTGGAATCAGACTGTCAGTTAGAGCGGGAATCTCAGCGGGGGGCAGAAGGGGGGAGGAGATAGTTTTGCTCATAGATTTTATTCGCTACGCCAACAGACGTTGATACCCAGTCAAAAGATGTACGGATGGCCTCATTTCTTGGATTGGATGCAGGTTTTTAATCTGCACACGGCGCTCTTCGGAAAAAGATCTTCCGCGAAGTGCCAGTCCCAGCCCCCACGCTCTCCGACGCTCCGGTCTATCGGACTCGACGCTCTAGCCTATGACCTATGATGGTCACAGACCAATGAAGTCTCTGCTCATCCCCAGCCGTTCGCAGACTCGGCGATGGCTCCCCCTCGCAGCCGCCGCGCTGCCGATCGTCTTCGCCCTGGGTTGCGCCAGTCCCGGCCCGCCCCATGCCCCCTCCCTCAATCTGCCCGAGGTCGTAAAGGACCTCACCGCCGAAAGAGTCGGCGACAGCGTCACACTTCATTGGACGACCCCCGAGAAGACCACCGATCACCTTGCAATCAAAGGCATAATCACCGCGGAGATCTGCCGCGCCACTCTCCCAGCCCCCACTTCCACTCCTGCCTGCACGGTGGTGAAGCATCTGCCGGTAAAAAGTGGACCGAGCCAGGCCGACGAGGCCCTTCCCCCCGCGCTGACGGCGGATCCGGCCTCGCTCCTCGCCTACAAGGTCCAACTCTTCAACGCCCACAACCGCTCCGCAGGCTCTTCCTCCGAGGCCTTCGCCGCCGCCGGCGCTGCCCCGCCGCCAGTCGAGCAGCTCCGGGCGACGTCCGTCCGGGAGGGCATTCAGCTCGAGTGGCAGCAGCCGAAAGGAGTCTCCCCAGGCAACTCGCAGGTACAGCTGGACCGCCATCTGGTCGCGTCCACCACCACCACTCCAACTCCCGCCCCAGCTAATTCAGCCTCCTCCACCGCACCGAAGCCTGCACTGCGAAGCAAATCCAGAAAGGCCTCGCCTCCCTCCGCCTTCGCCTCCGCCAAGCCTCAGGCGACACTATCAACCTCGCCGAAGACCCCGGACGACGTGAAGCTGGAGACTCCAAAACAAGCAGCAGACGCAGGCGGCACCATCGACCAGACCACCCAGAAGGGCGGTAGCTACCGCTACACGGCCAGGCGCATTCGCACGCTATCCCTCGCCGGCCACGCGCTCGAAGTTCGCAGCGAGGTCTCCGCCCCCATCACCATCACCATGCTCGACACCTTCCCCCCCGCCATCCCCACCGGCCTCGAAGCCGTACCCGGAGGAGCCACCGCATCCGACCGATCCATCGATCTTTCATGGACCCCCAACACAGATGCCGATCTCGCCGGGTATAGTGTGTATCGACAGGAAGTTACCCCGACAGGCCAAGTTGCGGGACCAGCAACGCGCCTGAACCCATCCCCGATCGTCGGTCCTGCCTACCGCGATCAAACCGCCATCCCAGGGCATCGCTACGCCTATCGCGTCACAGCGGTCGATGCCACAGGAAACGAGAGCGCTCCAAGCGCCGACGTGCAGGAAACATTAAGGGAGCAATAAAAAAACACATGCGTTACTGTAAGTATCTGTCGTCTGAAAACGGCACCTTTCTCCCACGTTATGCCCTGGTAGAGAAGCGAAACGGCATCCTCTGGGCCACGCTTCCCATGCAAGCACCGCAGGAAGACCTCAACACCCGCATCCTCGGCGGCGTCCCCATCCCCACCCTCGCGGTCGACTTCGAACCCACCCCGCTCGACGACCTGCATCTCCTGCCTCCCGTCACGCCCTCGAAGATCCTCTGCGTAGGCCGCAACTACCGCGACCACGCCGCCGAGCTAGGTAACGAAGTCCCCAAAGAGCCGCTCCTCTTCCTCAAGCCGCCCTCCTCGCTGCTCGGCCCCAAAGGCACCATCCGCATGCCCGCCATCTCCAACCGCGTTGATTACGAAGGAGAACTAGGCATCGTCATCGGCCGCCGCTGCTACCGGATCGGCCCCGACGAAGACGTCCGCCCCTACATTCGCGGCTACGTCTGCGTCAACGACATCACCGCCCGCGACATCCAGAAGTCCGACGGTCAGTGGACCCGCGCCAAGGGCTTCGACACCTTCTGCCCCGTCGGTCCCATCGTCTCGGACGAGATCGACCCCGTCGGATTCGCCGACAAAGCCCCGTCCCCGGTCACCATCACCACCCGGCTCAACGGCGTCGTCAAGCAGCAGGGCAGCACCCGCGACCTCATCTTCCCCATCGCCGACCTGCTCCGCTACATCACCGCCACCATGACCCTCGAGCCCGGCGATCTCATTCCCACAGGAACTCCCGCAGGAGTAGGAGCCGTTCAGCCCGGTGACCGCATCCAAGTTGAAATAGACAGCTTGGGTGTCCTCGAAAATCAATTTGCCGCCGGTTAACACCCACCGAGCATCCTAGAGACAACGCAATTCCTGAGAGCTTGATAAAATCTGTACAACAGCCAAGGAGAAAGATTATGGCATCGTTACTCGAACAGCTTCGCGGATACACTACCGTCGTCTCCGATAGCGGAGACTTCAACGCCATCCAGCAGTTCCGCCCACAGGATGCGACCACGAACCCATCTCTGATCGCCGCAGCCGCCGAGAAATCTGAATACCAGGCCGTCGTCGACGATGTGCTCAAAGCAGTACGCAAAGAAGCAGGCCCCAACGCCTCGGACAAAGAAGTCGCCGCAGCCTCCTTCCGACCTCTCGAAGTCGCCTTCGGTCTCAAGATCCTCAACATAGTCCCCGGCCGCGTCTCCACCGAGGTTGACGCCCGCCTCTCCTACGACACCAAAAAGTCCATCGACGAGGCCCACGCCATCATCGCTCTCTATGACAAGGCCGGCATCTCGCGCGACCGCGTTCTCATCAAGCTTGCCTCCACCTGGGAGGGGATCCGTGCCGCTGAGATTCTCGAGAAGGAGGGCATCCACTGCAACATGACGCTGCTCTTCGGTCTTCACCAGGCCATCGCTGCGGCCGAAGCCAAGGCTACCCTCATCTCGCCCTTCGTCGGACGCATTCTCGACTGGTACAAGAAAGACACCGGCAAGGACTACGCTCCTGCCGATGACCCCGGCGTTCATTCCGTCACCACCGTCTACAACTACTACAAGAAATTCGGCTACAAGACTGTCGTCATGGGCGCGAGCTTCCGCAATATCGGTGAGATTACTGAGCTCGCCGGTTGCGACCTTCTCACCATCGCACCGAAGCTGCTTGACGAGCTTGAAAAAGCCCAGGGCTCGCTGCCTCGCAAGCTCGATCCCGCCAAAGCACAGAGCTTGGACATCAAGAAGATCCCCATGGACAAAGCCACCTTCGACAAGATGCATGCCGAAGATCGCATGGCCACTGACAAGCTGAAGGAAGGCATCGACGGCTTCTCCAAGGCCATTGTCGATCTCGAAGTGATCCTCGAAAAACGCCTCAGCGAGATCAGCGAACCAGCCGCAGCAACCCGCTAATCCTCAACCGATTCAACGTTTTTCCTCTCGGCGGCCTCTCATAAAGGGGCCGCCGAGTTGCCTTGAACAAAACTTTTTTTCGGCCAACCTCTCCCACCTTTGCCTCGCTCTAAACGAAGCGAGGTGAAAAATGCACGCCACAAAAATCCTTGCCGCAACCACAATTGCTGCTGTCAGCTTTGCGGTGGCACCTCCCAAAGCGCAGGCTCAAGTCACCGTCAACATAGGGCCCGCTCCTGCATGCCCCTACGGCTACTACGACTACGCGCCCTACAACTGCACTCCCTACGGCTACTACGGCCCGGAGTGGTTCACCGGCGGTGTCTTCATCGGCGCGGGCCCCTGGTTTCACGGCCCCGATCACTTCTACGGTCACGTCGATAACCACTTCCATCCCGAGCACGGATATCGCGGCCCATACCCAGCCCGTGGCGAGGCCGCACGGCCCGAGAACCACGTCGACCACATGGAGAACTTCCACGGCAATGAGGTGCGCGACGGCCGCGGCCATACAGGCGGCGGACACCATTAATTCGATTCGTTACCAAAGCAGTTACATAAAACCAAAGCAGTTACATAAAACCAAAGCAGTTACATAAAACCAAAGCAGTTACATAAAACCAAAGCAGTTACATAAAACCAAAACAGTTACAAAAAGGTTTGCGACCAAAGAAAAGGGCAGGGACCGTTCAAAGTCCCTGCCCTTTTCCTTTCACCTCGCACATCTCACAGTGCTGAAACTCGACCTCTGCCGCTCGCCACCGCAGCCATCTGCGAGTCCACCACCGCCGCAGTCAAACCGCCCACACCCTTGGCCGACTGGGCTCCCGGCCTTTGCTTGGACGCATACATCCTCTGGTCCGCCACCCGCAGCAGCCGGATCGCATCCTGCGCATCGTGCGGATATACCGCCATGCCCACGCTCGCCGACACCACCATCTGCTTTCCTTCCACCACCAGAGGCCGCTCCAGCACTCTGCGAACCGTCTCCATCAGCTGATCCAGCCCCTGCTCCGGCTCCACATCCGCCGCCACAATCACAAACTCATCGCCGCCCAGCCGCGCCAGCGTATCCGACGCCCGCACCCCCCGGCGCAGATTCTTCGAAACCTCGAGCAGAACCTCGTCGCCCGCCTGGTGTCCCAACGTGTCGTTGATCTTCTTGAAGCTGTTCAGATCCAGAACGATCAGCGCCAGCCGGTTGCGTGTGCGGTCCGCCCGGTCGATCGCCATCGTCAGCCGGTCGGCAAACAGGCGCCGGTTCGGCAACCCCGTCAACTCATCATGCAGCGCCAGCCATTCGTTGCTCGAGATCTGTTCCTCCAGCATCACCAGGATCATCCCGATCGAGATCAGCGACTTCTGCATATTCCAGATATGCGAAGCGATATCGGCATACGCGCGATACTGCACGATCCACGGATGCAGCAACAGGCACAGCGCCCAGATCGTAAAGCCGGTCACAATCGCCAGCCTGCCCGTGCTTCCCGCCGGCAGCCGCCGCTGGAAGTTCAACGCAGCGGTCGCGTACACGCAGCACAGGCTCCAATACACGGCCGCCCGGTAGTCGGAGATGTGAATCAGATATCCCATTGCCATCCACCCGCACACATGCAGCACAGCCGCTATCCAGCTGCGGCGAAGATACAGCGAGCTCGAAACCCCGATCACCATCCCCGCGGCCATGCACGGAAAGAAGACAATCCCCTGATTCAGGTGCAGCCCATACACCGTGCACAGCGCCAGCAGCGGCAATGTATTCAGCGAGAGATAAAGCATCCGCGCAGTCTTCGAGACCGGGTAAACTCCCGACGCCCACACGAAGATCATGCCCGTCAGCAGATAGCAGTCCATCACGACCACATGCAGAATCTTCTGCGGCGGTCCATTCGACGCGTAGAACGTATGCGCCGCCGCCTCCACCAGCGTAAAGAACAGGCCCAGCAGCCACAGGTCGGCACGCTCCTGAGGATGCCGTTTGCGCAGCAACATCAGGATCACAATCAGGATCAACAACGCCAGAAGATCGGGAAGAAAGGCAAAGTTCATCGGGGACCCGGGCATCGTCGCACTTGGATTTGGCCTTGACCCAGAGGCCAGGCGGGATGCGTTTGTTACCTCTTCCGATGACGGCAACCTGGCCATCACCGTAAAGCCCTGAAACCTTGAAACCCTGAATGAGAACAATAGTCCACAAACCATCGTTCGCGCGATAGCGAATGAGATTTTTACGGAACAAAAATTTATAAGGAACGACAGCCCAGAATGAGAACTCAGCGCAGACCATCCTGCGATGGGCCAACCGCTGCCTGGACCAACTCTACTGAAGACAACGGAAAAGACTACAGACCAAAATACCGGACCCTCCCGCTGGGGTCTTCGCACTAGTCGCATTCACTAAGCGGGGACCCTGATACTCACCAGCTACGCCTCTGCCTTACAGACGTTCAAACGCGGTTTGTTGGACAATTATGCGGTATCCGCGACGAATTTATACATAAAAATCCGTCACGCCGAAGCCTCGAGATAACCGCGAAAGCCGCCACTCCTTCACGCCAGCCTGCTCCGCTAAGACACCAGACTGGCGAAAGAGCGGCAACGCCATAGTAGTGACCCAAAGCCCAAGACCGTTACACAACTTCTTCCAGCGAAGGGAGCTTGTCATTCCGCAGCGTCCCTTTGTCTTGAGTTGGCGAAGCCGTTTTGAGCTGACGGCTGTATCAAGCTGGCGTATTAGGCCTTCGCTGTCATCCTGAGCGCGCGAAGGATCCCGACGAACTGTGGTCCTGCCAACCGCTCGTCCCGTTCCACCGGCCTCTTCACGCGTTGGCAAGATGCTGCTGCCTCCGGACGCAGTTTGCCTGTGCTCAGTCGAGCCAAAAAGAAGAAGGCTGGAGATCGTCCTCGACCATCCAGCCCTCTCTCGCGCGTGTAACCCGGACTTACCGGTGGCCTCCACCACCACCGCCACCGCCGTGGAACCCACCGCCACCACCGCCGCCCTGGAATCCGCCACCGCCATGGGAGCCTCCACCCGCGACAGTTGCGCCACGGTAGCCTCCGCCGCTCACGCCACGGAACCCAGAGCCACCACGGAACCCAGAGCCGCCACCGTAGCCATACCCGCGTCCATAGAAGCCACGGCCATACACAAACCCACCACCATACAGGTAGTAAGGCGAGTAGAAGCCGTAGCCGAACGGACTGAAGAACGGCCCACCACCCGGCAGCCAGTCATACCCATACAGATAAGGGTCCCAAGCCCAGCCAGGCGCAAACCCGCCATAGCCGTACTCAGGACCATACCCGGCGTACTGCGCCGCCAGATCGACGTTCGCCTCACCCAGATACTGCGACCGCAGCTGACTCCAGCGATACAGATCATCCTGCGAACGGTCTTTGTTGAAGCTCACAGGCTTTACCGTCTCGCCGACGAGCGTGATCTGCCTGCCGCCCTTCACCTCCACCGGCTTCACCTTGCTCTCAAGATTATTGCCGGGATACACCGACGCCTTCCCGTCAAACGTGCGCACCGTATTCGCATCCGCATTGAACTCATACAAGCCGTTCTTCAGGATCTGCGTCTGACCCCCCTTCTGATCGATCAGGATCATATTCTGCGGGTAGAGCTGGTCCGCCTCCACCTCCGCGCGCCCCTGCTCGACGCTTACCTCGGTGTGGGTCAGGTCCGGCTTGATCATCTTCA contains:
- a CDS encoding YdeI/OmpD-associated family protein; translated protein: MPAANFNPRVDMYVAKSKPFAQPILEHLRSLIHKACPNVEETIKWSMPFFEYGGVNLGNMAAFKEHCSFGFWGKEIAAVLHEAGIVQRGGMGTLGRITTVKDLPSDKQMLSFIRQATGFIDRGEYTSPMAGRNKLVKHSKAAVEAPEELAAALKKNKKAAAVFAAFSPSCKREYTEWIADAKRPETREKRVATAIEWIAEGKQRNWKYQNC
- a CDS encoding A/G-specific adenine glycosylase, coding for MHPRSSPLDAALFRRRLMSWYRTHARELPWRHVSDPYRTWLSEVMLQQTRVAAVVEHYQSFLRRFPTILALALAPEAEVLALWSGLGYYRRARMLHKAAKFLIEERGGILPGTAAELRTLPGVGEYTSAAIASIAFGESVAVVDGNVERVLLRLTGRPEQRDAAGRAFVQQQATALMPNRRIGEKTNAAGDHNQAMMELGATICLPKAPLCLHCPVYAMCKTRGEHLTPPRVAQLSRPAAYLLSLRKRGTLTEVLLELRAEDASLMPNMYELPPLPQDAVQGREPLLRLRHAITNTNYYVQVYAASGPQDRGLRRSVPAAKGDLHWVPTSRLNSRPLTGLARKVLQRLDVMKVNLPKLPAVTKLPAAKPISQAR
- a CDS encoding helix-turn-helix domain-containing protein; this translates as MSKTISSPLLPPAEIPALTDSLIPGGEANPSLGVRSLQGVRSLQIDGEAAESFIAEKRIGERIKHLRLKKSMGLVELGRHTGLSASFLSQLETGRVVPTLRNLARIAMVFSKDLSYFFDPEPQTLFRVHRRDERVRLPQTGADDPAYFFESLGYLVPDRQLDPYFAEFLPEKEGRSPRAHQHVGCEFLYVLSGTLAVRHGETVHHVEAGDAVYFDANTTHSYMCTGKTAATAVIVTLQHPLLMQLGSGARAANGANGKVRGLPGSMLPQAAAAKKASPQMH
- a CDS encoding fibronectin type III domain-containing protein translates to MKSLLIPSRSQTRRWLPLAAAALPIVFALGCASPGPPHAPSLNLPEVVKDLTAERVGDSVTLHWTTPEKTTDHLAIKGIITAEICRATLPAPTSTPACTVVKHLPVKSGPSQADEALPPALTADPASLLAYKVQLFNAHNRSAGSSSEAFAAAGAAPPPVEQLRATSVREGIQLEWQQPKGVSPGNSQVQLDRHLVASTTTTPTPAPANSASSTAPKPALRSKSRKASPPSAFASAKPQATLSTSPKTPDDVKLETPKQAADAGGTIDQTTQKGGSYRYTARRIRTLSLAGHALEVRSEVSAPITITMLDTFPPAIPTGLEAVPGGATASDRSIDLSWTPNTDADLAGYSVYRQEVTPTGQVAGPATRLNPSPIVGPAYRDQTAIPGHRYAYRVTAVDATGNESAPSADVQETLREQ
- a CDS encoding fumarylacetoacetate hydrolase family protein; protein product: MRYCKYLSSENGTFLPRYALVEKRNGILWATLPMQAPQEDLNTRILGGVPIPTLAVDFEPTPLDDLHLLPPVTPSKILCVGRNYRDHAAELGNEVPKEPLLFLKPPSSLLGPKGTIRMPAISNRVDYEGELGIVIGRRCYRIGPDEDVRPYIRGYVCVNDITARDIQKSDGQWTRAKGFDTFCPVGPIVSDEIDPVGFADKAPSPVTITTRLNGVVKQQGSTRDLIFPIADLLRYITATMTLEPGDLIPTGTPAGVGAVQPGDRIQVEIDSLGVLENQFAAG
- a CDS encoding transaldolase encodes the protein MASLLEQLRGYTTVVSDSGDFNAIQQFRPQDATTNPSLIAAAAEKSEYQAVVDDVLKAVRKEAGPNASDKEVAAASFRPLEVAFGLKILNIVPGRVSTEVDARLSYDTKKSIDEAHAIIALYDKAGISRDRVLIKLASTWEGIRAAEILEKEGIHCNMTLLFGLHQAIAAAEAKATLISPFVGRILDWYKKDTGKDYAPADDPGVHSVTTVYNYYKKFGYKTVVMGASFRNIGEITELAGCDLLTIAPKLLDELEKAQGSLPRKLDPAKAQSLDIKKIPMDKATFDKMHAEDRMATDKLKEGIDGFSKAIVDLEVILEKRLSEISEPAAATR
- a CDS encoding GGDEF domain-containing protein → MNFAFLPDLLALLILIVILMLLRKRHPQERADLWLLGLFFTLVEAAAHTFYASNGPPQKILHVVVMDCYLLTGMIFVWASGVYPVSKTARMLYLSLNTLPLLALCTVYGLHLNQGIVFFPCMAAGMVIGVSSSLYLRRSWIAAVLHVCGWMAMGYLIHISDYRAAVYWSLCCVYATAALNFQRRLPAGSTGRLAIVTGFTIWALCLLLHPWIVQYRAYADIASHIWNMQKSLISIGMILVMLEEQISSNEWLALHDELTGLPNRRLFADRLTMAIDRADRTRNRLALIVLDLNSFKKINDTLGHQAGDEVLLEVSKNLRRGVRASDTLARLGGDEFVIVAADVEPEQGLDQLMETVRRVLERPLVVEGKQMVVSASVGMAVYPHDAQDAIRLLRVADQRMYASKQRPGAQSAKGVGGLTAAVVDSQMAAVASGRGRVSAL